A single region of the Variovorax paradoxus genome encodes:
- the ubiE gene encoding bifunctional demethylmenaquinone methyltransferase/2-methoxy-6-polyprenyl-1,4-benzoquinol methylase UbiE: MSTTHFGFEKVDESEKAQRVRGVFDSVATRYDLMNDLMSMGLHRAWKAYTVMVANVGEGSRVLDIAGGTGDLALAFSKKVGASGQVVHTDINEAMLRTGRDRLLDAGVALPTLVCDAEKLPFPSDHFDVVTVAFGLRNMTHKDIALKEMNRVLKPRGKLLVLEFSKVAKPLAKAYDWYSFNVLPRLGKLVAGDDASYRYLAESIRMHPAQDELKTLMKEGGFGHVDYHNMTGGVVALHVGIKC; this comes from the coding sequence ATGAGCACCACCCACTTCGGCTTCGAAAAAGTCGACGAAAGCGAGAAAGCGCAACGTGTTCGCGGCGTCTTCGACTCCGTCGCCACGCGTTACGACCTCATGAACGACCTGATGTCGATGGGGCTGCACCGCGCCTGGAAGGCGTACACCGTGATGGTGGCCAATGTGGGCGAAGGCTCGCGCGTGCTGGACATCGCGGGCGGCACCGGCGACCTCGCACTGGCTTTCTCCAAGAAGGTCGGCGCCAGCGGCCAGGTGGTGCACACCGACATCAACGAAGCCATGCTGCGCACCGGCCGCGACCGGCTGCTCGATGCCGGCGTGGCGTTGCCCACGCTGGTGTGCGATGCCGAGAAGCTGCCCTTCCCGAGCGACCACTTCGACGTGGTGACCGTCGCCTTCGGCCTGCGCAACATGACGCACAAGGACATTGCCCTGAAGGAAATGAACCGCGTGCTCAAGCCGCGCGGCAAGCTCCTGGTGCTCGAGTTCTCGAAGGTGGCCAAGCCGCTCGCAAAGGCCTACGACTGGTATTCGTTCAATGTGCTGCCGCGCCTGGGCAAGCTGGTGGCGGGCGACGACGCGAGCTACCGCTACCTGGCCGAATCGATCCGGATGCATCCAGCGCAGGACGAACTCAAGACCCTCATGAAAGAGGGCGGTTTCGGGCATGTGGACTATCACAACATGACGGGTGGCGTGGTCGCCCTTCATGTTGGAATCAAGTGTTGA
- a CDS encoding Tim44 domain-containing protein: MKSLSSLFLACVLALVSVQADAARIGGGKSFGRQSSNVTQRESASPSSPAQQSATNAAPRPATPAPAAAAPKRPWGAMLGGLAAGLGLAWLANSLGLGAGFANILLIGLLVMAGLFVWRMFKARSAASSGANRQGGFAFQGAGNPANASAPAQYSPANVGNDASARPWERNTTAFDGAPAQTDERHGSSLSAAGAAAGGSMIGSALSGSQSWGIPAGFDVDGFLGAAKRNFVTLQDAWDRADVTTLRSMMTDSMVDEIRTQLADRASHTGGAPNKTEVVMLDAKLLGIEELADAYMASVEFSGMIREDDSAGPGPFREVWNMTKPVSGNSGWLVAGVQALQ, encoded by the coding sequence ATGAAAAGTTTGAGTTCTTTGTTTCTGGCTTGCGTGCTGGCCCTGGTCAGCGTGCAGGCTGACGCTGCCCGCATCGGCGGCGGCAAGTCTTTCGGCCGCCAGTCGTCGAATGTGACGCAGCGCGAGAGTGCGTCGCCCAGCTCGCCCGCACAGCAAAGCGCAACCAATGCAGCGCCACGGCCCGCAACGCCGGCGCCCGCTGCCGCGGCGCCCAAGCGCCCGTGGGGTGCGATGCTCGGCGGCCTCGCCGCCGGCCTGGGCCTGGCTTGGCTCGCAAATTCGCTCGGCCTTGGCGCCGGCTTTGCCAACATCCTGCTGATCGGCCTGCTGGTCATGGCCGGCCTGTTTGTCTGGCGCATGTTCAAGGCGCGCTCGGCCGCCTCGTCGGGCGCCAACCGCCAGGGCGGCTTTGCCTTCCAGGGCGCAGGCAATCCGGCGAACGCCAGCGCACCTGCGCAGTACAGCCCCGCCAACGTCGGCAACGACGCCTCGGCCCGGCCCTGGGAGCGCAACACCACCGCATTCGACGGCGCGCCCGCGCAAACCGACGAGCGGCACGGCAGCAGCCTCTCCGCAGCTGGTGCGGCGGCCGGTGGCAGCATGATCGGCTCGGCGTTGTCGGGTTCTCAGTCGTGGGGCATTCCCGCGGGCTTCGACGTGGATGGCTTCCTTGGCGCCGCCAAGCGCAACTTCGTCACGCTGCAAGACGCCTGGGACCGCGCTGACGTCACTACGCTGCGCTCCATGATGACCGACAGCATGGTCGACGAGATCCGCACGCAGCTGGCCGACCGCGCCAGCCACACCGGCGGCGCTCCGAACAAGACCGAGGTGGTGATGCTCGACGCCAAGCTGCTTGGTATCGAGGAACTGGCCGATGCCTACATGGCCAGCGTGGAGTTCTCCGGCATGATCCGCGAAGACGACTCGGCCGGCCCGGGCCCGTTCCGCGAAGTCTGGAACATGACCAAGCCCGTCAGCGGCAACAGCGGCTGGCTGGTGGCAGGCGTGCAAGCGCTGCAGTAA